In one Novosphingopyxis iocasae genomic region, the following are encoded:
- the nusA gene encoding transcription termination factor NusA → MASPISANKAELLAIANSVAQEKMIDKAIVVEALEEAIQRAARSRYGAENDIRAKLDTNTGDLQLWRVVEVVEDVEDYFKEVDLKQAQKLQKDASVGDFIVDPLPPVDLGRIDAQSAKQVIFQKVRDAERERQYEEFKDRAGEIITGVVKSVEFGHIVVDLGRAEGVIRRDQQIPREMVRTGDRIRSLILKVQRENRGPQILLSRAHPDFMKKLFAQEVPEIYDGIIEIKAAARDPGSRAKIGVISYDGSIDPVGACVGMKGSRVQAVVQEMQGEKIDIIPWSEDTATFVVNALQPATVSRVVIDEEETRIEVVVPDDQLSLAIGRRGQNVRLASQLTGHGIDIMTEEESSEKRQKEFAERTEMFQEELDVDETLSQLLVAEGFSELEEVAYVALEEISGIEGFDEELAEELQSRALEALERREETARAERRELGVEDDLAELPILTEGMLVTLGKAGIKTLDDLADLATDELIFKPRQEPRRSNSDRRRTEVKPGILASYSLTEEQGNEIIMAARAHWFEDEDEGVAANAAPAEEAEAADAEASQ, encoded by the coding sequence ATGGCCAGCCCGATTTCCGCCAACAAGGCAGAACTGCTCGCGATCGCCAATTCGGTGGCGCAGGAGAAGATGATCGACAAGGCGATCGTCGTCGAAGCGCTCGAGGAAGCGATCCAGCGCGCCGCGCGCTCGCGTTACGGCGCCGAGAACGACATTCGCGCCAAGCTGGATACCAACACCGGCGATCTGCAGCTGTGGCGCGTCGTTGAGGTGGTCGAGGATGTCGAGGACTATTTCAAGGAAGTCGACCTGAAGCAGGCCCAGAAGCTGCAGAAGGATGCCAGCGTCGGCGATTTCATCGTCGATCCGCTGCCGCCGGTCGATCTTGGCCGCATCGATGCGCAGTCGGCCAAGCAGGTGATCTTCCAGAAGGTCCGCGATGCCGAGCGCGAGCGGCAGTATGAAGAGTTCAAGGACCGCGCGGGCGAGATCATTACCGGCGTCGTGAAGTCCGTCGAGTTTGGCCATATCGTGGTCGATCTCGGCCGCGCAGAGGGCGTCATCCGCCGCGATCAGCAGATCCCGCGCGAAATGGTGCGCACCGGCGATCGCATCCGTTCGCTGATCCTGAAGGTGCAGCGCGAAAATCGCGGGCCGCAGATCCTGCTCAGCCGCGCGCATCCCGACTTCATGAAGAAGCTGTTCGCGCAGGAAGTGCCGGAAATCTACGACGGCATCATCGAGATCAAGGCCGCCGCGCGCGATCCGGGCAGCCGCGCCAAGATCGGCGTGATCAGCTATGACGGATCGATCGATCCGGTCGGTGCCTGCGTGGGCATGAAGGGCAGCCGCGTGCAGGCCGTCGTGCAGGAAATGCAGGGCGAAAAGATCGACATCATCCCCTGGTCCGAAGACACCGCGACCTTCGTAGTCAATGCGCTGCAGCCGGCCACGGTCAGCCGCGTGGTGATCGACGAGGAAGAGACCCGTATCGAGGTCGTTGTGCCTGACGATCAGCTGTCGCTCGCCATCGGCCGCCGCGGCCAGAATGTTCGTCTCGCCAGCCAGCTGACCGGCCACGGCATCGACATCATGACCGAGGAAGAAAGCTCGGAGAAGCGGCAGAAGGAATTCGCCGAACGCACCGAGATGTTCCAGGAAGAGCTGGACGTCGACGAAACGCTCTCGCAGCTGCTGGTGGCCGAAGGCTTCAGCGAGCTGGAAGAAGTGGCCTATGTCGCGTTGGAAGAAATTTCCGGCATTGAAGGCTTCGACGAAGAGCTGGCCGAGGAGCTGCAGAGCCGCGCGCTGGAAGCGCTGGAGCGCCGCGAGGAAACCGCACGCGCCGAACGCCGCGAACTGGGCGTCGAGGACGATCTGGCCGAACTGCCGATCCTGACCGAAGGCATGCTGGTGACGCTGGGCAAGGCGGGCATCAAGACGCTCGACGATCTGGCGGATCTCGCAACCGACGAGCTGATCTTCAAGCCGCGCCAGGAACCGCGCCGTTCCAACAGCGATCGCCGCCGCACTGAGGTGAAGCCGGGCATCCTCGCCAGCTACAGCCTCACCGAAGAGCAGGGCAATGAGATCATCATGGCCGCCCGTGCCCATTGGTTCGAGGATGAAGATGAGGGTGTGGCCGCAAACGCCGCGCCCGCAGAAGAAGCGGAGGCCGCCGATGCGGAAGCCTCCCAATGA
- a CDS encoding DUF448 domain-containing protein has translation MRKPPNDTGDERLDTEGTGKGRGTHVPVRRCILSGDRAPQHLLIRLAVSPDGELAPDIHAKAPGRGAWIGVSRAELEQAIEKGRMKGALARAFKTGGITVPDNLPEWIDTQLRQATLDRLGLEARASNLLTGSEKIAERARGGLVSLLLHSSDAKPDGKRKLDQAWRVGMDREGSGEGGIALPVDREALSMALGRENAVHAAILGEKAAARVLQHLARWLNYTGCSIGAGPVAGTDDAVTDDEDLRKTAVR, from the coding sequence ATGCGGAAGCCTCCCAATGATACGGGCGACGAACGCCTAGATACCGAAGGCACGGGCAAAGGGCGGGGCACGCATGTTCCTGTCCGCCGCTGCATCCTTTCGGGCGATCGCGCGCCGCAGCATCTGCTGATCCGGCTCGCGGTTTCGCCCGATGGGGAGCTTGCGCCCGATATTCACGCCAAGGCCCCGGGTCGCGGCGCGTGGATCGGCGTGTCCCGCGCCGAGCTGGAGCAAGCGATCGAAAAGGGCCGCATGAAGGGTGCGCTCGCCCGCGCCTTCAAAACTGGCGGTATTACAGTGCCGGACAATCTGCCCGAGTGGATCGATACGCAGCTGCGCCAGGCGACGCTCGATCGGCTCGGCCTGGAGGCGCGTGCGTCCAACCTGCTGACGGGCTCCGAAAAGATTGCCGAGCGCGCGCGCGGCGGGCTTGTCTCTTTGTTGCTCCATAGCTCGGACGCAAAGCCCGACGGAAAGCGCAAGCTGGACCAGGCCTGGCGCGTGGGAATGGACCGTGAGGGAAGCGGTGAAGGCGGAATCGCCTTGCCGGTGGACCGAGAGGCCCTATCTATGGCATTGGGGCGTGAAAATGCGGTCCATGCCGCGATTTTGGGGGAGAAGGCCGCAGCACGCGTCCTGCAACATCTCGCCCGCTGGCTAAATTATACCGGATGCAGTATCGGTGCCGGCCCCGTTGCCGGGACGGACGATGCTGTGACAGATGACGAAGACCTTAGGAAGACTGCTGTTCGATGA
- the infB gene encoding translation initiation factor IF-2: MSEETQDKPKLSRKPLTLKRSVDAGQVEQRFSHGRTHKVEVEVKRKKLVGKPGQAAAADKAKEEALNPPPPPPPAPAAPKAAPKPAPTPAPAPRPAPMDNLTRQERQAKLLREAEEARLAQAEEARRREEEAKAKALEEERRRAEENRLAEEKAAAEPAPAPEPEQKAPEAAAQPEAAQAEEAPAAEAKPAVIKTTSDAPPPRRFTPVERPERAPRVEKEKKPARGAKTPQDDRRRSGKLSVKTALNEDDGARARSLAALKRAREKEKRAQMTGRKREAQPKQSREVVVPEAITVQELANRMAEKGADLVKALFTMDLMVTVNQTIDQDTAELLVEEFGHKIKRVSESDVEIDTETDIDPEETLKPRSPVVTVMGHVDHGKTSLLDAIRGASVASGEAGGITQHIGAYQVKTKGGDVITFLDTPGHEAFTEMRARGANVTDIVILVVAADDGLMPQTIEAINHAKSADVPMIVAINKVDKEGANPQKVRERLLEHEVIVEDMGGEVQDVEVSALKKTGLDDLLEKLALQAELLELKARPDRDAEGVVVEAKLDKGRGAVATVLVKRGTLKRGDTFVVGGESGKVRALINDQGKQVKEAGPSVPVEVLGLSGVPNAGDMLTVVENEQRAREVATYRSEQARKQRTTQAPTSLENMFSAMGADAAIEYPVVVKADVQGTAQAIVQALNKISTDDIKVRILHQGVGGITESDVTLAAASGAPIIGFHVRPNAKARQIAEREKIRFKYFDVIYDLTDDIRKEMAGELGPEIIETVVGRAEVKEVFPAGKRDKAAGLLVTDGFLKKGLRSRLTRNDVIVSKTVIASLRRFKDDVAEVRAGLECGVVLEDTNDIKPGDTLEVFEVEERERTL, translated from the coding sequence ATGAGTGAAGAAACCCAAGACAAGCCGAAACTGAGCCGCAAGCCGCTGACCCTGAAGAGGTCGGTCGATGCGGGCCAGGTCGAACAGCGCTTCAGCCATGGCCGGACCCATAAGGTCGAGGTTGAGGTCAAGCGCAAGAAGCTGGTTGGCAAGCCCGGCCAGGCTGCCGCTGCCGACAAGGCGAAGGAAGAGGCGCTCAATCCGCCGCCCCCGCCGCCGCCCGCCCCCGCTGCGCCCAAGGCTGCTCCGAAGCCCGCGCCGACTCCGGCCCCTGCGCCGCGTCCGGCTCCGATGGACAATCTGACCCGTCAGGAACGGCAGGCAAAGCTGCTGCGCGAGGCCGAGGAAGCCCGCCTTGCGCAGGCCGAAGAAGCCCGCCGTCGCGAGGAAGAGGCTAAGGCCAAGGCGCTGGAAGAAGAACGCCGCCGCGCCGAGGAAAACCGCCTCGCCGAGGAAAAGGCTGCCGCCGAGCCGGCGCCTGCGCCCGAACCGGAGCAGAAAGCGCCGGAAGCCGCTGCGCAGCCTGAGGCCGCGCAGGCCGAAGAAGCGCCCGCCGCCGAAGCGAAGCCCGCTGTGATCAAAACTACCAGCGACGCCCCGCCGCCGCGCCGGTTCACCCCGGTCGAACGCCCTGAGCGCGCGCCGCGTGTCGAGAAAGAAAAGAAGCCTGCGCGCGGTGCCAAGACCCCGCAGGACGATCGTCGCCGTTCGGGCAAGCTGTCGGTCAAGACGGCGCTCAACGAGGACGATGGTGCCCGTGCCCGTTCGCTCGCCGCGCTGAAGCGTGCCCGCGAGAAGGAAAAGCGTGCCCAGATGACGGGCCGCAAGCGCGAGGCGCAGCCCAAGCAGAGCCGCGAAGTCGTGGTGCCGGAAGCGATCACCGTGCAGGAGCTCGCCAACCGTATGGCCGAAAAGGGCGCGGATCTGGTGAAGGCGCTGTTCACGATGGACCTGATGGTGACGGTCAATCAGACCATCGATCAGGATACCGCAGAATTGCTGGTCGAAGAGTTCGGCCACAAGATCAAGCGCGTGTCCGAATCCGATGTCGAGATCGACACCGAAACCGATATCGATCCGGAAGAGACGCTGAAGCCGCGTTCGCCGGTCGTCACGGTCATGGGGCATGTCGATCACGGCAAGACCAGTCTGCTCGACGCCATTCGCGGCGCGAGCGTCGCATCCGGCGAGGCCGGTGGCATCACGCAGCACATCGGCGCCTATCAGGTGAAGACCAAGGGCGGTGACGTGATCACCTTCCTCGATACGCCGGGCCATGAAGCGTTCACCGAAATGCGTGCCCGCGGCGCGAACGTCACCGACATCGTGATCCTGGTGGTCGCGGCGGATGACGGGCTGATGCCGCAGACGATCGAGGCGATCAATCACGCGAAGTCGGCGGATGTGCCGATGATCGTGGCGATCAACAAGGTCGATAAGGAAGGCGCCAACCCCCAGAAGGTGCGCGAGCGCCTGCTGGAGCATGAGGTGATCGTCGAAGATATGGGCGGCGAAGTGCAGGACGTCGAAGTGTCTGCGCTGAAGAAGACCGGTCTCGACGATCTGCTCGAGAAGCTGGCGCTTCAGGCCGAACTGCTCGAACTGAAGGCCCGTCCGGACCGCGATGCCGAAGGCGTGGTGGTGGAAGCCAAGCTCGACAAGGGTCGCGGCGCCGTTGCCACCGTGCTGGTGAAGCGCGGAACGCTGAAGCGTGGCGATACCTTCGTGGTCGGCGGCGAGAGCGGCAAAGTCCGTGCGCTGATCAACGATCAGGGCAAGCAGGTGAAGGAAGCCGGTCCGTCCGTGCCCGTCGAGGTGCTCGGCCTGTCCGGTGTGCCCAATGCGGGCGACATGCTTACCGTGGTCGAGAACGAGCAGCGTGCGCGTGAAGTCGCCACCTATCGTTCCGAACAGGCCCGCAAGCAGCGCACCACGCAGGCGCCGACATCGCTGGAGAACATGTTCTCGGCCATGGGCGCTGACGCCGCGATCGAATATCCGGTGGTAGTGAAGGCGGACGTGCAGGGCACCGCGCAGGCGATCGTCCAGGCGCTCAACAAGATCTCCACCGACGACATCAAGGTGCGCATCCTGCATCAGGGCGTCGGCGGGATTACGGAGAGCGACGTGACGCTGGCGGCCGCATCGGGCGCGCCGATCATCGGCTTCCACGTGCGTCCCAACGCCAAGGCACGTCAGATTGCCGAGCGTGAGAAGATCCGGTTCAAATATTTCGACGTGATCTACGATCTCACCGACGATATCCGTAAGGAAATGGCCGGCGAGCTGGGTCCGGAGATCATCGAAACCGTGGTCGGCCGCGCCGAGGTGAAGGAAGTCTTCCCTGCGGGCAAGCGCGACAAGGCGGCAGGTCTGCTAGTCACCGACGGCTTCCTCAAAAAGGGTCTGCGCTCGCGCCTCACGCGCAACGATGTCATCGTGTCGAAGACCGTCATCGCCTCGCTCCGTCGCTTCAAGGACGATGTCGCGGAGGTCCGTGCGGGTCTCGAATGCGGCGTGGTGCTGGAAGACACCAACGACATCAAACCGGGCGACACGCTCGAGGTGTTCGAGGTCGAAGAGCGCGAACGCACGCTGTAA
- the rbfA gene encoding 30S ribosome-binding factor RbfA, which yields MAKYNDTSPEGRSIRTLRVGEQVRHILSELLQRGDVHDPRLDGLTISITEVRMSPDLRHATVFFKPLLGQHEEDVHKALREHAGYLKGEVAKRVRMKYAADLKFLPDESFDEGDHIDSLLRDPKVAQDLDEDEPSED from the coding sequence ATGGCCAAATATAACGACACCAGTCCCGAAGGTCGCTCGATCCGCACGTTGCGGGTCGGCGAGCAGGTGCGTCACATTCTGAGCGAGCTGTTGCAGCGCGGCGATGTGCACGATCCCCGGCTGGACGGTCTCACCATCTCGATTACCGAGGTGCGCATGTCGCCCGATTTGCGCCACGCCACCGTGTTCTTCAAACCGCTGCTCGGCCAGCATGAGGAAGACGTGCACAAGGCGCTGCGCGAACATGCGGGCTATCTCAAGGGCGAAGTCGCCAAGCGCGTGCGCATGAAATATGCTGCGGACCTGAAATTCCTGCCGGACGAAAGCTTCGACGAGGGCGATCATATCGACTCGCTGCTGCGCGATCCCAAGGTAGCGCAAGATCTGGACGAGGACGAACCTTCCGAAGATTGA
- a CDS encoding thymidine kinase translates to MAKLYFYYASMNAGKSTTLLQTAFNYQERGMAVMLWTAAIDDRPGFGAISSRIGLSSDAHRFHAGTDLYDAVMRQHGEERIACLLIDEAQFLTGDQVFQCARLADEENIPVLCYGLRTDFQAQLFPGAAALLGIADALIELKAVCECGRKATMNLRVDAAGKAVREGAQTEIGGEERYVALCRRHFMERLREVVSAGSAVVG, encoded by the coding sequence ATGGCCAAGCTTTATTTCTACTACGCCTCCATGAACGCGGGCAAATCCACCACGTTGCTGCAGACTGCGTTCAATTATCAGGAGCGCGGCATGGCGGTGATGCTGTGGACGGCGGCGATCGACGACCGGCCGGGCTTCGGCGCAATCAGCAGCCGGATCGGGCTTTCCAGCGATGCGCATCGCTTCCATGCGGGCACCGATCTGTACGATGCGGTGATGCGTCAGCACGGAGAGGAGCGGATTGCCTGCCTCCTGATCGACGAGGCACAGTTCCTGACGGGAGATCAGGTGTTTCAATGCGCGCGGCTGGCGGACGAGGAGAATATTCCCGTGCTCTGTTACGGCCTGCGCACCGATTTCCAGGCGCAGCTGTTTCCCGGCGCGGCCGCGCTGCTCGGCATTGCCGATGCGCTTATTGAGCTCAAAGCCGTGTGCGAATGCGGGCGCAAGGCGACGATGAACCTGCGCGTGGATGCCGCCGGCAAGGCGGTTCGCGAGGGCGCGCAGACCGAAATCGGCGGTGAGGAGCGCTATGTCGCGCTGTGCCGTCGTCATTTCATGGAGCGGCTGCGGGAGGTCGTCAGCGCCGGTTCAGCGGTGGTGGGCTAG